Proteins from a genomic interval of Phalacrocorax aristotelis chromosome 3, bGulAri2.1, whole genome shotgun sequence:
- the MAP1LC3C gene encoding microtubule-associated protein 1 light chain 3 gamma: protein MQALPGAQAARPFKLRKSFATRLEEVAGIRAKFPTKIPVIVERYHKEKYLPLLDKTKFLVPEELTMTQFITIIRSRMALTATQAFYLLVNNKSLASMSLTMAEVYRDYKDEDGFLYMTYASQEMFGCVLPTAQGKTMECPQKT, encoded by the exons ATGCAGGCGCTGCCCGGGGCGCAGGCGGCCAGGCCGTTCAAGCTGAGGAAGAGTTTCG CCACCCGGCTGGAAGAAGTGGCAGGAATCCGAGCGAAGTTCCCAACGAAAATCCCG GTAATTGTTGAGAGATACCATAAAGAGAAATACCTTCCTCTCTTGGACAAAACCAAGTTTCTTGTTCCCGAGGAGCTGACCATGACACAGTTCATAACCATCATCAG AAGCAGGATGGCTCTAACTGCCACACAAGCTTTCTACTTGCTGGTGAACAACAAAAGCCTAGCCAGCATGTCCTTGACAATGGCAGAAGTGTACAGGGACTACAAAGATGAAGATGGCTTTTTGTATATGACATATGCTTCCCAGGAGATGTTTGGATGTGTTTTACCCACTGCTCAAGGGAAAACCATGGAATGCCCTCAGAAGACTTAA